Proteins from a single region of Pseudodesulfovibrio portus:
- a CDS encoding phage tail fiber protein, giving the protein MTISSIKSKESFEGNGSTTEFQIDFMFLRDEDVEVVLKDEAGTESVQVAGTDYQLSGVGEVAGGTCRMTVPPAVGQSLHLRRVPAIVQETDYPENDAFPAASHEAALDYLTMICQALSERLDRTISFRVSSAVTGVSLPEPDPDRVLAWNGTGDDLENRDVLACGNILVPVSVAQGGTGADNVTEALFNLGFGAMGAALAGCESGSEAVEALDPDLLRADIPDLLRAAYGDEAQSHAGTDLSGLAVARNHISWTLTADSQFSDVALPYDGTYVFHVYPATHGLALAASYKTDGSLPDPDSGAGEIRIAVEQYGGRKTIVSLQNMEA; this is encoded by the coding sequence ATGACCATTTCATCCATCAAGAGCAAGGAAAGCTTCGAAGGCAACGGTTCCACCACGGAATTCCAGATCGACTTCATGTTCCTGCGCGACGAGGACGTGGAGGTGGTGCTCAAGGACGAGGCCGGGACGGAGAGCGTTCAGGTGGCCGGCACCGATTACCAGCTTTCCGGAGTCGGAGAGGTGGCCGGGGGCACGTGTCGCATGACCGTTCCGCCCGCCGTCGGTCAGAGCCTGCACCTGCGCCGCGTCCCGGCCATCGTGCAGGAGACCGACTACCCGGAGAACGACGCCTTCCCTGCCGCCTCCCACGAGGCCGCCCTCGACTACCTGACCATGATCTGCCAGGCCCTGTCCGAGCGGCTGGACCGGACCATTTCCTTCCGGGTCTCGTCCGCCGTGACCGGGGTCAGCCTGCCCGAGCCGGACCCGGACCGGGTGCTGGCCTGGAACGGGACCGGGGACGATCTCGAAAACCGCGACGTCCTGGCTTGCGGCAACATCCTGGTGCCCGTGTCCGTCGCCCAGGGCGGCACCGGCGCCGACAACGTGACCGAGGCACTGTTCAATCTCGGTTTCGGGGCCATGGGTGCGGCCCTGGCCGGATGCGAGTCCGGCAGCGAGGCCGTGGAAGCCCTCGACCCGGACCTCCTGCGTGCGGACATCCCTGACCTGCTCCGGGCGGCCTACGGCGACGAGGCACAGTCCCACGCCGGAACGGACCTGTCCGGGCTGGCGGTCGCCCGCAACCACATATCCTGGACGCTGACGGCGGACAGCCAGTTCTCCGACGTCGCCCTGCCCTATGACGGGACATATGTGTTCCACGTCTATCCGGCGACCCACGGCCTGGCCCTGGCCGCCTCCTACAAGACGGACGGCAGCCTGCCCGACCCGGATTCCGGGGCCGGGGAAATCCGTATCGCGGTTGAGCAGTATGGTGGTCGCAAGACCATCGTCAGCCTGCAGAACATGGAGGCGTGA
- a CDS encoding SlyX family protein, whose amino-acid sequence MEKRVERLESLVALQDRTIEDLSDRLFEQQQQIRDLEKIVERLAGKVRELDADMEQSGGLDVPPPHYNG is encoded by the coding sequence ATGGAAAAGCGAGTGGAACGGCTGGAAAGCCTGGTCGCCCTGCAGGACCGGACCATCGAGGACCTGAGCGACCGGTTGTTCGAGCAACAGCAGCAGATCCGCGACCTGGAAAAGATCGTGGAACGGCTGGCAGGCAAGGTCAGGGAACTGGACGCGGACATGGAACAATCCGGCGGGCTGGATGTGCCGCCGCCCCACTACAACGGATAG
- a CDS encoding tail fiber assembly protein: MVWRYPDGSRRAAPPAHVVFDGFRRKFNDLTREQRDAIGYNEAVPVKREPFTAYETAWDKGEDLICRETVMAVQVDDSARAAHVAATIRAARDRLLVESDWTQLADSPLSPDERTAWATYRQGLRSVPQQAGFPDAVQWPVHPES; this comes from the coding sequence ATGGTTTGGAGATACCCTGACGGCTCGCGCCGGGCCGCACCGCCCGCCCATGTCGTTTTTGATGGATTTCGAAGAAAATTCAATGACCTGACACGCGAGCAGCGTGACGCGATCGGTTACAACGAGGCCGTGCCCGTGAAACGGGAGCCCTTCACCGCCTACGAAACTGCCTGGGACAAAGGGGAGGACCTGATATGCCGCGAGACCGTGATGGCGGTTCAGGTGGACGACTCCGCCCGGGCGGCCCACGTCGCGGCCACGATCCGGGCAGCGCGGGACAGGCTGCTCGTGGAGTCGGACTGGACGCAACTGGCCGACAGTCCGCTTTCCCCGGATGAAAGGACGGCCTGGGCGACCTATCGCCAGGGGCTCAGGTCCGTGCCGCAACAGGCCGGATTCCCGGATGCGGTGCAGTGGCCCGTTCACCCGGAATCATAG
- a CDS encoding DMT family transporter, with protein sequence MQQRSLAYTYTLLVISMMLWGGTWVAGRILAQSIHPMTAAFLRFTLASIGLAAMCWKVEGGMPRLAKKQILPVAFIGATGVFAYSYFFFTGLQTTSAGRAALIVACIPVCVAALSAVLYKEKFGPLRIAGALLSLIGVSVVIADGSPLALLSEGVSRGDFMILGCVASWTAYTLGGRSVMKSVPPLACVTWSSIFGTLMLLPAALAEGLAADMMRARMLDWGCIVYLGFLATSLAYLWYYQAIAVIGAARSSIFINTVPVFAVIMSFLLLGEPIHLSLAVGGLMVITGVYLTNRP encoded by the coding sequence ATGCAGCAACGATCCCTCGCCTATACGTATACCCTGCTCGTCATCTCCATGATGCTCTGGGGCGGCACCTGGGTTGCCGGGCGCATTCTGGCCCAGTCCATCCATCCCATGACCGCCGCCTTCCTGCGCTTCACCCTGGCCTCCATCGGCCTGGCCGCCATGTGCTGGAAGGTCGAGGGAGGGATGCCCAGGCTGGCGAAAAAACAGATCCTGCCCGTGGCCTTCATCGGCGCCACCGGCGTGTTCGCATACAGCTATTTCTTCTTCACCGGCCTGCAGACCACCTCTGCGGGCCGGGCCGCGCTCATCGTGGCCTGCATCCCGGTCTGCGTGGCCGCACTGTCCGCCGTGCTGTACAAGGAGAAATTCGGCCCGCTGCGCATCGCCGGGGCCCTGCTCTCCCTGATCGGCGTGTCCGTGGTCATCGCTGACGGCTCTCCCTTGGCGCTGCTGTCCGAAGGCGTGAGCCGGGGCGACTTCATGATCCTCGGCTGCGTGGCCTCATGGACCGCCTACACCCTGGGCGGCCGCTCGGTCATGAAATCCGTGCCGCCGCTGGCCTGCGTCACATGGTCCTCCATCTTCGGCACGCTCATGCTCCTGCCCGCAGCCCTGGCCGAGGGTCTGGCGGCCGACATGATGCGCGCCCGCATGCTCGACTGGGGCTGTATCGTCTATCTCGGCTTCCTGGCCACATCCCTGGCCTATCTCTGGTACTACCAGGCCATCGCCGTCATCGGCGCGGCCCGCTCCTCCATCTTCATCAACACCGTGCCGGTCTTTGCCGTCATCATGAGCTTCCTGCTGCTCGGCGAGCCCATCCACCTCTCCCTGGCCGTGGGCGGGCTGATGGTCATCACCGGCGTGTACCTGACCAACCGGCCCTGA
- a CDS encoding cupin domain-containing protein — protein sequence MTKLSAREVIDMLGLVPHPEEGGWFLETHRSDETFAPDALPGRYAGERRHSTAIYYLLTPETYSHMHRLKTDEVFHFYAGDPCEMIRLHPDGSGETVVLGNDLARGHRPQVRVPRDSWQGMRLLPGGTFALMGCTVAPGFEFADYAHGVRAKLLAEYPGFAEQITLLTRE from the coding sequence ATGACCAAACTCTCCGCCCGGGAAGTCATCGACATGCTCGGCCTGGTCCCCCACCCCGAGGAAGGGGGCTGGTTCCTGGAAACCCACCGCTCGGACGAGACCTTCGCCCCGGACGCGCTGCCCGGCAGATACGCGGGCGAACGCCGCCACTCCACGGCCATCTACTACCTCCTCACCCCGGAGACCTATTCCCACATGCACCGGCTCAAGACCGACGAGGTCTTCCACTTCTACGCGGGCGACCCGTGCGAAATGATCCGGCTCCACCCGGACGGCTCGGGTGAGACCGTGGTCCTCGGCAACGACCTGGCCCGGGGCCACCGCCCGCAGGTCAGGGTGCCGCGAGACTCCTGGCAGGGCATGCGGCTGCTCCCCGGCGGCACCTTCGCGCTCATGGGCTGCACCGTGGCCCCGGGCTTCGAGTTCGCGGACTACGCCCACGGCGTTCGTGCAAAGCTCCTGGCTGAGTATCCCGGCTTTGCAGAGCAGATCACCCTCCTGACCCGGGAATAA
- a CDS encoding THUMP domain-containing class I SAM-dependent RNA methyltransferase, producing MTDFSKKAPILVTCPKGLPEYLQAELTALGFPEGEVLDAGVQVHGSLNDCMRLNLMVRTGHRVLFGLKQFRAFDADELYREAKAIPWEEYIAADGYFRVDAAIRDTTVNDSRFAGLRIKDAVADRFMERQGKRPDSGPDTTGVCLFLHWRENLASLYLDTTGEPLPRRGYRKRPHKAPMQETLAAACILAAGWPELAKRGGHFIAPMCGAGTLAIEAALMALNGAPGLLRDNFAFMHLVGFDPAAWDDMVVRAEDAENAEIKGRIIATDHDPEAIEAARDNARLAGVGDFIEFGICDFTETDIPEGPGLVMLNPEYGQRLGDIKELESVYQAIGDFFKKQCGGKTGFIFTGNAKLAKLVGLRTKSRRIFWSAKIECRLLEYELYEGTRKEKIISPG from the coding sequence ATGACTGATTTTTCAAAAAAGGCCCCCATCCTGGTCACCTGCCCCAAGGGGCTGCCCGAATATCTGCAGGCGGAGCTGACGGCCCTCGGTTTTCCGGAAGGCGAGGTCCTCGACGCGGGCGTGCAGGTGCACGGCTCGCTCAACGACTGCATGCGCCTCAACCTGATGGTGCGCACCGGGCACAGGGTCCTGTTCGGGCTGAAGCAGTTCCGGGCCTTTGACGCGGATGAGCTGTACCGCGAGGCCAAGGCCATCCCCTGGGAGGAGTACATCGCCGCCGACGGCTACTTCCGCGTGGACGCCGCGATCCGGGACACCACGGTCAACGACTCCCGGTTCGCCGGGCTTCGGATCAAGGACGCCGTGGCCGACAGGTTCATGGAACGGCAGGGCAAGCGCCCGGACTCCGGGCCGGACACCACCGGCGTCTGCCTGTTCCTGCACTGGCGCGAAAACCTGGCCTCCCTGTATCTCGATACCACGGGCGAGCCCCTGCCCCGCCGGGGCTACCGCAAGCGGCCGCACAAGGCCCCCATGCAGGAGACCCTGGCCGCGGCCTGCATCCTGGCCGCCGGATGGCCCGAGCTGGCCAAACGGGGCGGCCACTTCATCGCGCCCATGTGCGGGGCCGGCACCCTGGCCATCGAGGCCGCGCTCATGGCCCTGAACGGCGCGCCCGGACTGCTGCGGGACAACTTCGCCTTCATGCACCTGGTCGGCTTCGACCCGGCGGCCTGGGACGACATGGTGGTCCGGGCCGAGGATGCGGAAAACGCCGAGATCAAAGGACGGATCATCGCCACGGACCACGACCCCGAGGCCATCGAGGCGGCCAGGGACAACGCCCGGCTCGCCGGGGTGGGCGACTTCATCGAGTTCGGCATCTGCGACTTCACCGAAACGGACATCCCCGAGGGCCCGGGACTGGTCATGCTCAACCCGGAATACGGCCAGCGGCTGGGCGACATCAAGGAGCTCGAGTCCGTGTACCAGGCCATCGGCGACTTCTTCAAGAAACAGTGCGGCGGCAAGACCGGCTTCATCTTCACGGGCAACGCCAAGCTGGCCAAGCTGGTGGGGCTGCGCACCAAGAGCCGCAGGATATTCTGGAGCGCCAAGATCGAGTGCCGCCTGCTCGAATACGAACTGTACGAAGGCACGCGAAAGGAGAAGATCATCAGCCCCGGCTGA